tacaaatggccagtaagcacatgaaacgatgttcaacattgctaattattagagaaatgcaaatcaaaacaataaggTACCActtcacgctggtcagaatggccatcattaaaagtctacaaataacaaatgctggagagggtagaagaaaacagaaccctcctacagtgttggtggAAACGTAaagtgatacagccactatggagaacagtatggaggtttctcaaaagctaccatatgatcctgcaatcccactcctgggcatttatctggagaaaactataattctaaaagatacatgcaccccaatgtccacagcagccctatttacaatagccaaaatatggaagcaacctaaatgtccatctacagagaaACGGATAAAGAATATACATGATgtaatactattcagccatgaaaaaggatgaagtattgtcatttgcagtaacatggatgaacttagagaTTATTAtatcaagtgaagtaagtcaggtcaagacaaatatcataggatattgtcTATATGTatactctgggggaaaaaaatgatacaaacttacttacaaaaagaaacatactcacagacatagaaaacaaatttatgattaccaagggggagaaggggattaaattagaaatctgggattaaaatatacacactaatatatataaaataaataaccaccaGGGGCCTGTGtaagcatagggaactatattcagtatcttgtaataccctacaaaggaaaagaatctaaaacagcacacacacacacacacacactgcagtccagtggttaagactctgcactttcatttCAGGGagcgcagattcgatccctggtcagagaactaagatccctaaTGTGGCCACAAAATACAAAAcctcaaaactaatacaacattgtaaatcaactgtatttcaattttaaaaattttaagtctttgtGCCTGATTATTTTTGGCCTTTCAAGagtaaattttaatatttccaaTCAAATATTCAACAAACGTATAAAAAGAGAAcaagtgtaaaaaataaaaagaaaagtatgtaatcctcaaaggaaaaaaatcagacatttcAAGGGACTAAGCAAGGGGAAAGTCTACAGTAAGCTCAGCTAGAAAGCCAGGCTTCCAACTCTGCACCATCCTGCAGGTGCAGTGCCACCTGCCACACAGCATCTCATGACCCACCCTGGCAGCTGTATGGCCTCCTCTCAGCTGTCTTTCACATTTGTCCATTTTCATCAAGGCATTTGGCTTTTAAATTCACAAATCAGTGACAGGAGATCCATGCCTTCCACAGCAGCTCATGGATTGACAGGAATTCCTCTGGCGGACAGTAGCCCTCATTTCAAAGGGCACCTGGTCCCTGTGATATTCCGCAGTCCCTCAATGAGTAAAAACTACTTGCCAGGACACAAAACCAATGAGGTGAGGTCTGAAACAGGAATGGAGGCTCCCACAACAGTGAAGCTAAATAAAagcagccagacacaaaagaccatgtGGTATATGACTGCGTTTATGAGAAACGTCCAGAAAAGGTAAATTCATAGAAACACAAACAGATACTAATGTGCCTGAGAAGGAGACTGGAGTGTGACTGCAGATGGGCATGAGGGGTCTTTGTAGGATGAGGAAATGCTCTAGACTACAGAGATGTtgtacaattatgtaaatttactACAAGTCTTTGATTTGATTGATTTGTATTTGAATTGTATGATTTAAATGGGTGAATATTATCAACAGTGACTTTTCAGAGCTGACAAATCACTTCTGTTTATCAACCAAAATCTCCTGAACTTGTAGGGCAGTTCTGGCCTGAGCTGCACAGGCTGGGCATCCACCATTCCCAGGGACTTAACTTGTACCCCCTGGCATCCAGATGGTGCTGGCATGCCCCATCCTTGGGAGAACTGAGAAAATCTCTAGAGTCGGTCTGGGAATGGAACCCAGTTGAGAAAGGCTGCAGGCTGTACAAAAATCAACACCAAAATTGAATCCCATCAAGTCTaaagatttcattaaaataatttcagaggTTTTAAACCCActgataaattttaattataattttacatgaaaaggaaaaagtacttttttaaattaaaaaatggaaatgctaTTCTAAGTGGGAGCAGAGGATTTAAAAatctgttactttaaaaaaaaatgaaagagtaagCTCAGAGTGTCACAGATGAAGTAGACAAGAGACGATACCACCTAGGTTAGAACACTTGTAAGCAGTTGAAGGCTTTCCAGGCCCACCTGCGTTCGCGGCCACAGAGCCCCACGTGCCCAGGCTGGCTCCCTCTGGAACCGGTGGTCAGCCGCACAGCTGGTCCCGCCCCCACGCCCGTCCCAGTGATGGCCCCGCGCGAGGTGAGACCAGGCCTGCGGAGCCGAGGATGCCGTCCCCTCACCCCGGGCCCTGGAGCGCACCACTGCCCACCCCGTGGCGCAGAGAGTAACATAGCCCGCCCTCCTCGAGGCCGCGGGTCAGGCCCAGGCGGGTCTGGACCCACTGTGGCCTCAGCCCGCTCACCCGAACACGTGCTCTGAGCTCCAGACCCTCATCGCACCACAGAGCGCAGCCAGGGATGCTCCAGGACCCGGGATGCTCCGCTCTGTTCGGGGGCGGAGCGTGAGCACGCGGTGGGCGGGGCGGGACTCGGCGCCGAGCCCGCACGTCACGTGAGCAGCGGTCCTGTGGCTCCGCCGAGGGGAGCGGACCGCAGCCGTGTGGTCCGTGGGCGCAGAGCGCCACCTTCCGGATGTGGGCAGGGTTCATTCTTATAGGTCAGATGGTCCAGATTCTCCGAAAGCCCCTTCCAGCCAGGCAGGTTCCCACAGTGGGAAAGGATGCGTAACTGTGTTCTGCCAGGGCGACAAGCCTCTCCACCgagtggaggaggaaggaagcagaagGTGTAGAAAGGTCTTAAATCAGAACGTGAGACTCTTCGCAGCCCCTCCGCCTCGGGATTTGAAGACTCCAAGAAGTCCAACCGTTTATGTAGCCACGTTGCTGAGACCCTCGCGACCCGCTCTCAAGTATGAGGACTGACAGCACTACTTGTCAGAGTGCATCCTAAATTCACCCGGCCACTGGAGTGGCCCCTTGGGTTCGCTACTTGTCTTCACCCAAAGGAGAGATACATTTCTCATTCCCATAGGAGGTGGGGTTGCAACTGGAAGCCTGGTGCTCCCTGGAACTTAGGCTGACATTTCAAAAGGATGACTCCTTTGTCATCCAGATCCCTGAGAAGAAAACATTCCTAGGTTGTTCAACTAGCTAAAGGCCTATttggcctttaaaaatgtttacatacatctcaaaaagacaacctataagGATTCTAGagtaaatgctctaagaaaaggGTAAGGAGAGATTCCTTTTACACtgggaaaaaatgatttttttcgttttagatttttatttaccCCCCACTACCAACAAATACAGTTGAAGTGCAAAGAAGCAAGATGCTAGTTTGAGAACAGGGTGATCCTCTGCTAAATGTACTGGGCACAAGGGAGCACCCACTGCAGCACGCACATGGAGTGGGCGCCCCGGGCCTACCTCTGTGACTAGTCAGTGAATCTGGGAAAGTGAGGAAGCAGCCAGAAGACCTGGGCTAGGAGATCCCAGCCCACCATCTCCACACTCCACACACTCCACCTTCACCACCTGCAGCTGGATGCTCAGGGCGATCTTCCCACAGCAGCACTGTTCCCTGTTTCATTGGTGAGCAGACTGGGGTTCATGGAGGTGCAAAACCACATCCAATGATCACAAGCTGAGGGCTGAGCTGAGCTGACACCAGGTTTGCAGGAGTCCCCCACAGCCATGTGCAGTGACTGGCTGCTGTGGCCAGGCCAGCTGTGAAACATGCCCTGCACTAGGCTCTGAGCACAGGGCTGTCATTTGGCTttaaaaagcatcatcttttaaaattagcatttcccacaaatatgtattgagcatGAGGCTAAAGAAATCAGGCTGGATGGTGAAAGAAGACATTGTAGTGAGAAtatgtggggaaactgagaccctaACCATGAACATGacttttagcaaactctgggagatagagaaagacagggaagcctggcatgctgcaaagagtcagacacaactgagcgactaaacaacaacaaaccaggaAACATCTGGGCAGAGATACTACTTAGTGGTGGAGGTGGGACCTGAGGGTGGGAGTCTATAGAGGGTGTCCTCCTGGCTCACTGTACCTGCACCTGCCTCACTTTCAAAGCCACCTCACACACAGCTGTCAGGTCCCAGCACCTCAGTGGCTTCATCACTACTTATACGTACTCCCCTCCAAGACTTACCTCCATGTGTTAAGACCACGGAAACTAGGTTACTATCATCCTTGGCAATTCCCGAGTCAGAAAACCAACAGGCGCATAATAAATTGTTGACTGTTGAACACCAGATGAAAGGCACAGCCCTGCTTCAAGTCCTATACCACTACCTCCATTTTTGGTCAAACACCACCCTCTCTCTTGTTCTGTTCCACCAAGTCTGgtccaggagcagcagcagctttatcaCCTGGGAGCCTGTTAGGAATAGAGACCCTTGGTCCCACCACAGCCCCACCATGCAGCATCTTGGCAGTTTTACCCCACTGGAACAGGCTCCCGAAACCTCTCATCAGTCATCACTGTGCTTCCAGTGTGACAGGTGCTGTTCTGTCGCCCTCCCCATGGGCCTCTGTGCTGCAAAAGAACTACTGGTCTCTCTCTCCTGGAACTCTGCTCCCTCTGCATCCTCTGTTCTGGTCCTTCCCATCTCCCCCGCACACACCTTTTGCCTCTCTGTTCTCCCTCTACACCTGCTCCCCAAGTGACTCACTGAGTATCCTGGTTTCCACTGACTTCTCGCCTGTCTCTCCATCTCATTCCTACCCATCTAGGTCCCACCTCAAACATATCATGGTCATACATCTCCCACCCTAAGCAGATTCCTCTTCCAGGAGTCAATGGCCAGGACCCTGACATCACCCAGATGCACCAAGCTGGAATACTCCCTGACCCTACATCCAGCCAGTTACTGAATCTTTAGGGATTTACCTCCTTTAGATTGTTTTAATCCATTCCATCTTCCACATGCTTTAAGAGCCAATTCGATTTAACAGTTGCAGCTGAAGGCATGTGTTTGAAGAAGAACAAACCTTGGTTTCAGTCCTGGCTCCCCTTTTGCAAATTGCTAACCTCCTGAACATCAGTGTCATCATTCTTGACATGGGAGCactactactaaaaaaaaaaaaagtccttttcgcCTAGTAGGAATTAATGAGGACAGAGTACATGCTTGTGGTTAAAACTGCTGTGACATCCCTGCTGACCTGGCTCAATCCTAGATGGCCCCTCAGAATGCCATCCCATCAGCCTGCCACATCCCCTCCAAAGCTTTGTTTGGCCATGCTCTGGGGTGCTTCCCGCCCTCTCACCCTCCTGTGGTTGCTCCTGATACCTCTCTCATACGCTCAGCACAGTGTTTTATAAGTACCACACCTGTTTGTGTTTCTGTCTCTCCCACCAGATTACCCTTATTAAGGAAGCAGGTATCTAGGCTTCACCCCTCTTTTAGCTTTTGAATTGGCATCTCTGGGGTGAGGCCTAGGAACAGGCAGGGCTGATGAGCGGTGGAGGCGGTCACAGCGCTCTGGAGTTTGGAAAGGCATCCTGCACTCACCTGAGCTCTGGGGTGGGACCCAGGCCTGGCTCGTTTCTGTGTGCCCAGGATCGGTCCCTGTACTTGGCCAACAGTGAGCTCCAGATAACTGCTTGTTCAATGAGTCAAGGATGACTCCGAGGGCATCATGAACCTGTGAGAGGCTTGGCCCAGAGGTGGGTGGGGCTCCATCTGTTGTCATCACGCAGAGCCACCTGGTCGAGTTCCAGGAAACCTTGCCATTTTCAGGAATCACCTGTGCGGTAAATCAGGAGACTTTTAAACCAGTGGTCCTAGTCCTTTTTGCTATTTTATTCACATTCTATACATTGAGATTCCATGTTGAAATACCACTGCTACAAGAGtctgcagctaaaaataaataagtttgaaAACTGCTGTGccagaacatatttttaaactaaaaaattagGGAGAAAATCAATCTCCCAGCAGGTAAGGAGTCTTGAAGAACGTTCGGAGGTGTTCCTTTCCCACTGTGATGGATATTCTTCACTAGGCTCTGATGTTTAATTGATCCTCAGATACAGTGATCATGAAGATGTGATTTACAGGGACTCCTCAATCTGCCATGCAGTCAGAATAGgagggcaggaggccagggttccaGCTGCTGCCATCAGCATCTGGATCTTCCAAGATCCTATGCAGGAATATTATTGGGATCCGGTGACAAGTTCTCTAACCAGAGTCAGAACTATCCTGAACTCCAACACAACCAAGATAttctcatattttattaaaacagaGTATACCTCTGTGACTCTTTACTTTCTGTGATATATGTTTCTATGTAATTAATTCCTCTTCCCAACCCTTACATACAATTCCTGAACTAAGTCTCTCCCTTAAATAGCCTACGTTCTGCTCTGTATTTCTGCTTCTGGGCACTTTAAATTCTATCCATTTCCCTTATGTTTTCTGGCATTGCAAAGATGGCTCATGACCAAGGGGTCTGGTATCCAAAACAATCATCAGTTTTCTCTCAAGAAGACACAACTAGGAAAAATCTAGGGACTTTATGATTTCTATGCACTATTGTGGctaaacttttagaaaaatatttgatcACTACAAAGTAATGTagtgaaaagacgctgatgctgggaaagactgaaggcaggaggagaagtgaatgacagaggatgagatggttggatagtatcatcaactcaatggacgtgagtttgaacaaactctgggagataatgaaggacaaggaagcctggcttgctgcagtcaatgggatctcaaagagtcggacacaacagcaAATGAACAGCAGCAATACTTTACAATACATGGTGATTAGGAATATTCTAAATGTTTGCTATCATCATTCATAAAACTTGCACTTTTAGAGATTGAtgtaattcattcttttattggTTGTCACATAGAGGATATTAATACTGTGTCTTTAGATTCCTTTACTTGGGGCACATTACCAGAAACAGCAGCACAGGTTATGACCACTGAAAATATTATATCAGTTTcaacttacaaaaataaattaacattgtTACAAATTAACAACAGTAACACCATTTAGGAGGAAACAATATCCAGACCAGCCTGTGAACAGTTTTCTGAAATGCATGATGCACAGTTGTCAAGATTAATAGACCTCTCCTGCCACCCTGTGGGCACACTGTGCAACAAAGCTCTCCGTAAGTAGTCTTAGGGTCCCTACCCCCTCAAACacatgtaacattttttttttaatgtttactaagCGCTATCTGCTGGGAAATTATCCTGTGAATATGTATtggcaggtatgtgtgtgtgtgtgtatatacacatatcaataatgttcactgtagcatctaaaatacaaataaattggGAGCAGTCTAACTGATCCTTGGTTAGAAACTGTTACACTGTTCCCACAGAATATCAGGAAGCTGATTAAAGAACTGGGGTGGAACTACAGGTTTTTAACATACAAGAAGCATATGTtaatcaaaaaagcaaagtgtATAAACTACAATTTCATTCACATTCAAGTATACTTTATATGCTTGTAAATATATGGAAACCATATAGACACATACACAGCACACCAAAAAAATctctaagaaaattatttttataagcatTGAGAATGAGAGACTCACTTTCACTCCCTATTTTGTATCCTCAACTTTGCTGAacttatttattagttctagcaACCTTTTATGATTATGATTTTCTATTAATTATAATCCCATCATATGTGTATAGAGAtagctttacttcttcctttcccataCAGATgcctaatatttctttttcttgtctacttgatgtggctagaacttccagtacaatATTAAAttgtaatggtgaaagtgggtatTTTTGATCCTGTTCTTGATCTCAGAGGAAACAATTTCAGTCTTTTAACACTGAGTAAGACATTAGCTGTGAGTTTTTCACAAGtgccctttattatgttgagaaaGTTACCTTCCCTAGTACTCCAAGTGATTTCTCTCATGAAACAGTGTTGGatttttgtcaaatgcctttGCTGTCAATTGAGAATatcatgtaattttaaaacatcattctATTAACctgatgtattacattgactAATTTTCTTATGTTGAACTATCCTATCCTGACATTCTGAGATAAATCCCTCTTGGTCATGGTATAGAATCCTTCAAATATGATACTGACTTTGGTTTgccagtattttgttgagaatttatgCATGTATATTTGTGAAAGATATTGCATTATCTACAAATACAGTCAATTGGAAGTTGGGGCTTCAAATAAGAATGTTggggcaatctacagatttaattcaATTCCTGTTAAATTACgatattcttcacagaactagaataaataatcttaaaatgtatatggaaccataaaagacccagaattgctaaagcaatcttgaagaaaaagaagaaaccaggaggcataaccctcccatacttcagacaatactacaaaactAGAGTAAGCAAAAAAATGtgaggatttccctgatggtccagtggttaaaaatccatctgccagtgtaggggaagcaggttcaatccctggcctggtaagatgccacatgctgtgtggcaaccAACCCcacacgctctagagcctgtgctctgcaacaagagaagccactgcaactaaagaaagcccatgaacagtaatgaagacccagcacagtcaaaaataaattaattttaaattttattctttaaaatatggtaTTGGAACAAAAACAGGCACAggaatcaatggaacagaatagagagcccaggaaAAAATCTCGACACCTATGGTcaatcagatggctggatggcatcactgactcaatgaacatgggtttgggtggactctgggagttggtgatggacagggaggcctggcgtgctgtgattcatggggtcgcaaagagtcggacatgactgagcgactgaactgaactgaactgaatggtcaatcagaaggcaagaatacaaaaaggggaaaaagtctCTTGAGCAAGTGGtattgggaaagttggacagctgcaagtagatcaatgaagttagaacacatgCTCACAtccatcacacacaaaaataaactcagaatggcctaaagacctaaatataagacatgacaccataaaaatcctagaaaataaagtctccaaaacattctctgacataaattgtacccaAGTTTTCTTAGGTTAGTcttccaaggcaatagaaataaaaacaaacaaacaaacaaaaaaagaaataaaaacaaaaataaacaaatgggacctaatcaaacttaaaaacttgctcaaagaaaaccataaacaaaaggaaaagacaacctttagaatgggagaaaatatttgcaaatgatgcaaccaaaaagggcttaatttccaaaatatacaaacagctcataaaactcaacaacaaaaaaagcaaatgacCATATCCAAAAATGATCAGAAGACCTAGATAGACATGTCttcaaacaaaaaatacagatggccaatatgcacatgaaaagatgctcaacatcgctaattattagagaaatgtaaatcaaaactataataagaTACCACCTCAGAATGGTCagtaaaaagtctacaagtaaatgctggagaaggtgtagagaagagggaacccttgtacactgttgatgtgcatgtaagttggtgcagtcactatggaaaacagtatggaagtttctcagaaaactaaaaatagaattaccatacaattcagcaatcccactcctgagcacgtatctggttgttgtttagtcacaaagtcatggccaactcttttgcaaccccatgcagtgtagcctgccaggctcctctgtgcatgggatttcccaggcaaaaacactgaaatgggttgccatttccttctccagaggatattctcgacccagggatcaaatctgtttctcctgcattggcaggcagac
This sequence is a window from Bubalus bubalis isolate 160015118507 breed Murrah chromosome 22, NDDB_SH_1, whole genome shotgun sequence. Protein-coding genes within it:
- the PRELID3A gene encoding PRELI domain containing protein 3A isoform X18 — encoded protein: MNPAHIRKVALCAHGPHGCGPLPSAEPQDRCSRDVRARRRVPPRPPRAHAPPPNRAEHPGSWSIPGCALWCDEGLELRARVRILGTSRTLTYIREHSVVDPVEKKMELCSTNDRAHPGSCHHREGSQPRQLSGEFNGQHDIVQRKEELNCLNL
- the PRELID3A gene encoding PRELI domain containing protein 3A isoform X20, with product MNPAHIRKVALCAHGPHGCGPLPSAEPQDRCSRDVRARRRVPPRPPRAHAPPPNRAEHPGSWSIPGCALWCDEGLELRARVRILGTSRTLTYIREHSVVDPVEKKMELCSTNDRAHPGSCHHREGSQPRQLSGEFNGQHDIVQRKED
- the PRELID3A gene encoding PRELI domain containing protein 3A isoform X19 produces the protein MNPAHIRKVALCAHGPHGCGPLPSAEPQDRCSRDVRARRRVPPRPPRAHAPPPNRAEHPGSWSIPGCALWCDEGLELRARVRILGTSRTLTYIREHSVVDPVEKKMELCSTNDRAHPGSCHHREGSQPRQLSGEFNGQHDIVQRKEGLGRY